One part of the Candidatus Bathyarchaeota archaeon genome encodes these proteins:
- a CDS encoding nucleotidyltransferase family protein, whose product MYAIILAGGYAKRLWPLTQGTPKALLPIAGKPILDYIVEKLQALNPPPSRIILSTNMLFQPQFEGWLAARSYRNVEFFPDVSSCENDKPGAIKAMADIVEKLPDEDVLVIAGDGMFNDNLATMLETFRAKNESTVALYEVASLQDAKRCATVKAAQDGKIIEFTEKPAEPKTKMVCGAVYLFKKGINRQLKTYLASKLPADQPGRFVEWLCRKEPVYGYMLSDPLWDIGTHEAYRACDEYFVNSNLLKE is encoded by the coding sequence GTGTACGCAATAATCCTCGCCGGCGGATACGCAAAACGCCTCTGGCCCCTCACACAGGGCACACCTAAAGCGCTGCTGCCCATAGCCGGTAAACCCATACTCGACTACATCGTGGAGAAACTTCAGGCGCTCAATCCGCCGCCCAGCCGTATCATCCTCTCCACCAACATGCTTTTCCAGCCCCAATTCGAAGGATGGCTAGCCGCTAGAAGCTACCGAAACGTCGAGTTCTTCCCGGATGTTTCCTCCTGCGAAAACGATAAGCCCGGCGCCATAAAAGCCATGGCAGATATCGTTGAGAAGCTGCCCGACGAGGACGTGCTGGTCATAGCAGGCGACGGCATGTTCAACGATAACCTCGCAACCATGCTTGAAACCTTCAGAGCAAAAAACGAGTCCACCGTTGCCCTCTACGAAGTCGCCAGTCTCCAAGACGCCAAACGATGCGCAACCGTAAAAGCGGCGCAAGATGGAAAAATCATAGAGTTCACCGAGAAACCCGCCGAGCCTAAAACAAAAATGGTCTGCGGTGCAGTGTACCTCTTCAAAAAAGGCATAAATCGCCAGCTAAAAACGTACTTGGCATCCAAGCTGCCGGCGGATCAGCCGGGACGGTTTGTTGAATGGCTCTGCCGAAAGGAGCCAGTTTACGGTTACATGTTAAGCGATCCTTTATGGGATATAGGAACCCATGAAGCCTACAGGGCATGTGACGAATATTTCGTCAATTCTAATCTATTAAAAGAGTGA
- a CDS encoding SDR family oxidoreductase, producing MNLSGKVVVITGAGRGIGKATALMCAREGADLVVASRTQSEFMDTAKQAMVFGRRVIPLHVDVSDKNDVALMVKTAVQKLGRIDVLVNAAGIIGSIGPFIDNETDEWINAINVNLIGTFLCCKNVLPHMIKQGGGKIINFSGGGATFPRPRFSAYATSKSAVVGLTATLAEEMKEYNIQINALAPGAVFSRIHEQVLLAGLKAGDKELMVSKRTKENKDEPSPTEVTAECVVFLASDASCGLTGRLISAVWDDWQQMTGARLTAIMASDLYTLRRIDNVFFAQVAGK from the coding sequence ATGAATTTAAGCGGTAAAGTTGTGGTTATTACTGGCGCTGGACGTGGTATAGGCAAAGCCACAGCCCTCATGTGTGCCCGAGAAGGTGCAGATTTAGTTGTTGCCTCCAGAACACAATCCGAATTCATGGATACAGCCAAGCAAGCCATGGTATTCGGTAGACGAGTTATACCACTGCATGTTGACGTTTCAGACAAAAATGATGTTGCACTAATGGTAAAAACCGCTGTTCAGAAATTAGGGCGAATCGACGTTTTGGTAAACGCTGCAGGGATTATTGGTTCGATCGGCCCGTTTATTGACAACGAAACAGATGAATGGATAAACGCAATAAACGTCAATTTAATTGGAACCTTCCTCTGCTGCAAAAACGTTTTACCCCACATGATAAAGCAAGGAGGCGGAAAAATCATAAACTTTTCCGGTGGCGGAGCAACATTCCCGCGACCACGCTTTTCAGCTTATGCTACATCCAAAAGTGCAGTAGTAGGTTTGACCGCTACTCTGGCAGAGGAAATGAAAGAATACAATATCCAAATTAACGCTCTTGCACCTGGCGCTGTCTTTAGCCGCATACACGAACAAGTTCTTTTAGCTGGTTTAAAAGCGGGAGACAAAGAACTTATGGTCTCGAAGCGGACCAAAGAAAACAAGGATGAGCCATCCCCGACTGAAGTGACTGCGGAATGCGTCGTTTTCTTAGCTTCCGATGCTTCATGTGGCTTAACTGGGCGTTTGATTAGTGCTGTTTGGGACGATTGGCAACAAATGACCGGGGCAAGATTGACTGCAATAATGGCATCAGATCTTTATACATTGCGCAGAATAGATAACGTTTTCTTTGCTCAGGTAGCTGGAAAATAG
- a CDS encoding polysaccharide deacetylase family protein produces MTRISVPKTNPTALTQILELFKLSYSCDKGAEHKYDLLISYCNTFHLSDYRVLCIPSNTDVFRKTLDNIGVKFIYNEINLPLLLNVEKTAKIRFKVSGSFSYDGPIDTLISAKGHPILCRLRGSKIYLLCIDVIEEINRRFAGINLKPTNTFRLQTALNLQSLVPRRVGDLLLKSTTKIKLDPEEYISKINAVDGLSYLLLVSIITATGKPIKTAKFWKNNKKYAFTITHDVDTSEGFNTGIDILRGVERKYAIKSSWNIPTGRYALEKSKIQNLSLEGCEVGSHGFRHDGKLILLDEHKIQQVCRVSKITLEKLGNCTVSGFRSPLLQHSQSIIRAVKAEGYLYDSSLPAWEAHCRTTGHDHGVGTVYPFTQDGLLEIPVTMPQDHQLLKLQGLKPCELLSFWRSVREHIRSIGGLCSVIIHPDKQLFGQEKMSSLYNIFLEELVADKDCWVVLPSELAKWWAARSRIDKIDENDPRNVQIFGGCYIHEYAASDFSFSS; encoded by the coding sequence ATGACTCGTATATCTGTACCTAAAACTAATCCTACTGCGCTCACCCAAATACTGGAGCTTTTCAAACTATCATATAGTTGCGATAAAGGCGCTGAACATAAATATGATCTGTTGATATCTTACTGTAATACCTTTCATTTGTCTGATTATAGAGTTTTATGTATTCCTTCTAATACTGATGTTTTTCGAAAGACACTTGACAACATTGGTGTAAAGTTTATCTATAATGAAATTAACCTTCCGTTACTCCTGAACGTAGAAAAGACTGCAAAAATTAGGTTTAAGGTGTCGGGCAGTTTTAGTTATGATGGACCAATAGACACTCTGATTTCTGCCAAAGGTCATCCTATTCTTTGTCGGTTACGTGGCTCGAAAATTTACCTCTTGTGTATTGATGTTATTGAAGAAATCAATAGACGTTTTGCCGGCATCAACCTCAAACCAACTAATACTTTTAGGTTACAGACTGCGCTTAATTTGCAATCCTTAGTTCCTCGCAGAGTCGGAGATTTGCTTCTCAAATCGACTACAAAGATTAAATTGGATCCTGAAGAATATATTTCTAAAATTAATGCCGTTGATGGTCTAAGTTATCTCCTCCTTGTATCAATAATTACTGCAACAGGTAAGCCTATAAAAACCGCAAAATTTTGGAAGAACAATAAGAAGTACGCTTTTACGATCACTCATGATGTCGATACCTCCGAAGGCTTTAACACGGGAATTGATATACTTCGAGGCGTGGAAAGAAAATATGCAATAAAATCTTCTTGGAACATACCAACAGGACGTTACGCCTTAGAAAAAAGCAAAATACAGAATCTATCCTTGGAGGGGTGTGAGGTAGGCTCCCATGGCTTTCGTCACGATGGAAAATTAATACTTCTTGATGAGCATAAGATACAACAGGTTTGCCGCGTTTCAAAAATAACGCTCGAGAAACTAGGTAATTGTACCGTATCAGGTTTCCGCTCGCCATTACTACAACATTCTCAGAGCATAATTCGGGCCGTTAAGGCAGAAGGGTATTTGTATGATTCGTCCTTGCCTGCTTGGGAGGCGCATTGCAGAACAACCGGGCATGATCATGGTGTTGGCACTGTATATCCGTTCACTCAAGATGGTCTACTTGAGATTCCAGTTACCATGCCTCAAGATCATCAGTTATTAAAGCTGCAAGGGTTAAAACCCTGTGAGCTTTTATCTTTTTGGCGTTCGGTTCGAGAGCATATACGTTCAATAGGTGGTTTATGCAGCGTTATCATTCATCCAGATAAACAATTATTCGGTCAGGAAAAAATGAGTTCGCTTTATAATATTTTCCTTGAGGAACTCGTGGCAGATAAAGACTGCTGGGTGGTATTGCCTTCCGAACTAGCAAAGTGGTGGGCTGCAAGAAGTAGGATTGATAAAATTGATGAGAATGATCCCAGAAATGTGCAAATATTCGGCGGTTGCTATATTCATGAATATGCTGCAAGCGATTTTTCTTTTTCATCATGA
- a CDS encoding DegT/DnrJ/EryC1/StrS family aminotransferase, whose product MVQYLTSDVKLALPINLTATGYEEMKIPLIAIERQNRSIEAEIKKEIIRVVDEGFFVLGKNMERFEQEFAKYCGSKFSVGVANGTDAILIALKAAGIEKGDEVLVPANTFIATAEAVTHAGARPVFVDIDPKTFNINIEAAKVNSKTKAVIPVHLYGQSADMGKVIDFARRFDLKVIEDASQAHGSTFNGQKVGSIGAAGCFSLFPTKPLGAMGDAGIITTDDEEIAVKAKQLRNHGRSGLNSHVVPGYTSRLDEIQAAILLVKLKYLDRWNEERKRIAESYDTLLGQIPQIQVPYCISGVKHVYYLYVIRVAKRDELKEALSKKGIQALIHYPTPIHLQPAYNDNQADNLKFVEQVSREILSLPMFAELNSDEVTFVCDAINEWIGKHA is encoded by the coding sequence TTGGTTCAGTATTTAACCTCCGATGTAAAACTGGCCTTACCGATAAACCTTACAGCAACAGGTTATGAGGAAATGAAAATACCTCTTATTGCAATCGAACGGCAAAACAGGTCGATTGAGGCTGAGATCAAAAAAGAAATTATTCGCGTAGTTGACGAAGGCTTTTTTGTTCTTGGAAAAAACATGGAGCGGTTTGAACAAGAATTTGCAAAATATTGTGGCTCAAAATTTTCAGTCGGCGTTGCCAATGGGACCGATGCAATTCTGATTGCATTGAAGGCAGCTGGTATAGAAAAAGGTGACGAAGTTCTGGTTCCTGCCAATACTTTTATCGCGACAGCGGAGGCTGTAACTCACGCAGGAGCACGTCCAGTCTTCGTAGATATTGATCCTAAAACCTTCAACATAAACATCGAAGCTGCCAAGGTGAATAGTAAAACCAAAGCTGTAATTCCTGTTCATTTATATGGTCAATCCGCGGATATGGGAAAGGTCATCGATTTTGCCAGAAGATTTGACTTAAAAGTGATCGAAGATGCCAGTCAAGCTCATGGGTCAACATTTAACGGCCAGAAGGTTGGTTCAATCGGAGCTGCTGGGTGTTTCAGTCTCTTTCCAACTAAGCCCTTAGGGGCTATGGGTGATGCTGGAATCATAACTACGGATGATGAAGAAATTGCTGTCAAAGCAAAACAGTTAAGAAACCACGGACGATCTGGGCTTAATAGCCACGTAGTACCAGGTTACACCTCAAGATTGGATGAAATCCAAGCAGCCATTCTCTTGGTGAAGCTTAAGTATCTGGATAGATGGAACGAAGAAAGAAAGCGGATTGCAGAATCTTACGATACTTTATTAGGTCAAATACCTCAAATTCAGGTGCCGTATTGCATTAGTGGAGTAAAACACGTTTATTATTTATATGTTATAAGAGTGGCGAAGAGAGATGAGTTGAAGGAGGCATTATCAAAAAAGGGTATACAAGCATTAATTCACTATCCAACGCCTATACATTTACAACCTGCATATAATGACAACCAAGCAGATAACCTTAAATTTGTAGAGCAGGTATCGAGAGAAATTCTTTCATTACCCATGTTTGCTGAACTCAATAGCGATGAAGTTACGTTTGTCTGTGATGCCATAAATGAATGGATTGGAAAACACGCTTAA
- a CDS encoding Gfo/Idh/MocA family oxidoreductase — protein MKIRPFNVGIIGCGLQGQRRGRALQANGDNLIFVADVDCKKAKALATEMNCEVAPDWTHIADCKIIDVVIVCSPNYLHAPMTIRALESGKHVLCEKPLARSLEEAKSMVRAAKENDRLLKCGFNHRYHPAIRQVKEWFDEGTLGELSFLRCRYGTCGRSNYERDWRTSFERAGGGELLDQGIHVLDLFRWFTGGFNQAVGFTSTKFWDIAPMEDNAFALLRTEKDVVASLHVSWTQWRNIFSFEVFGKDGYGIAEGIGGSYGVEKAILGKRSFAKPFSEQIIDYRGDDRSWHEEWKEFTSAIKEKREPMGNGNDGLEALRLVNSLYESKRDNCVVKI, from the coding sequence GTGAAGATTAGGCCGTTTAATGTTGGAATAATTGGTTGTGGCCTTCAAGGTCAGCGCAGAGGCAGAGCCCTCCAAGCTAACGGCGATAACTTGATTTTTGTTGCTGATGTTGATTGTAAAAAAGCTAAGGCTCTTGCAACAGAAATGAATTGTGAAGTTGCCCCCGACTGGACCCATATTGCTGATTGCAAGATAATAGATGTAGTGATTGTTTGTTCACCAAATTATCTGCATGCACCAATGACGATAAGAGCGCTTGAGTCTGGTAAACATGTACTGTGTGAAAAGCCCCTAGCTAGAAGTCTTGAAGAAGCCAAAAGCATGGTACGGGCAGCAAAAGAGAATGACAGATTATTGAAATGCGGATTTAATCACCGTTATCATCCTGCAATACGCCAAGTGAAGGAATGGTTTGATGAGGGAACGCTTGGGGAGTTATCTTTTCTACGCTGTAGATATGGAACATGTGGACGATCGAATTATGAACGGGATTGGCGTACCAGTTTTGAAAGAGCAGGTGGTGGAGAATTACTTGATCAAGGTATTCATGTGCTAGATTTATTCCGTTGGTTTACTGGGGGGTTTAATCAAGCAGTTGGTTTTACTTCTACCAAATTTTGGGATATAGCGCCCATGGAGGACAATGCCTTTGCACTATTAAGAACTGAGAAAGATGTAGTGGCGTCATTGCATGTTAGTTGGACTCAATGGCGGAACATTTTTAGTTTTGAGGTTTTTGGTAAAGATGGTTATGGTATTGCTGAAGGTATAGGTGGAAGTTACGGTGTTGAAAAGGCTATTCTTGGTAAGCGGTCATTTGCAAAACCATTCTCTGAGCAAATTATAGATTACCGCGGTGATGACCGCTCTTGGCATGAGGAATGGAAAGAGTTTACATCTGCAATCAAAGAAAAGAGGGAACCAATGGGCAATGGTAATGATGGCTTGGAAGCCTTAAGGCTAGTCAATTCTTTGTATGAATCAAAACGCGATAATTGTGTTGTAAAAATTTGA
- a CDS encoding Gfo/Idh/MocA family oxidoreductase: protein MISENLKSTKTNNRLGVGLIGLGHWGFKWLRIFDECGARVKACCDIDSNILKKVVDGDPSIAVFNSYQDLLKTEGIDAVYIATPPVTHYKIAKECLYSEKHVFVEKPITTSYMQGIDLVKASEETNRLIMVGDTYIYNEAIRKAKKILADGEIGKLRYIQSWMTNSVDMWAGKQIGNYSDVLWDLGPHQISIARYLTGTEPLTVSAVCPYLLQDEITHKLNDATIINLRFPHDVLVTISLNWFDHSRNRRVFISGDEGIINIDDISSKDSTKITVSKIGYKNKEIVFQNQGYDISTNNTLTNECAHFISCIRNNFIPITNGEKGVSTVRVLEAAQNSVSNKGMEKKIVD from the coding sequence TTGATTTCTGAAAATCTAAAATCCACAAAAACAAATAATAGACTTGGCGTTGGGCTAATCGGGCTAGGCCATTGGGGCTTCAAATGGCTAAGGATTTTTGATGAGTGCGGAGCACGAGTTAAAGCTTGTTGTGATATAGATTCAAATATCCTGAAAAAAGTAGTTGACGGGGATCCAAGCATTGCCGTTTTCAATAGCTATCAGGATTTGCTGAAAACCGAAGGCATTGACGCTGTTTACATTGCCACTCCTCCAGTTACCCATTATAAGATAGCCAAAGAATGTCTTTATTCAGAAAAACATGTCTTTGTTGAAAAACCGATAACGACAAGCTATATGCAAGGCATAGATTTAGTGAAAGCCAGTGAGGAAACAAATCGTTTAATTATGGTTGGAGACACGTACATTTACAATGAAGCCATCCGTAAGGCAAAAAAAATCTTGGCTGATGGTGAGATTGGGAAACTTAGATACATCCAATCTTGGATGACAAATTCAGTTGACATGTGGGCAGGTAAACAAATTGGCAACTACTCAGATGTTTTATGGGATCTGGGGCCTCATCAAATTTCAATTGCTCGTTACTTAACTGGCACAGAACCGTTGACTGTTTCAGCGGTATGTCCATACTTACTACAGGATGAGATCACACACAAGTTAAACGACGCTACGATTATAAATTTACGCTTTCCACACGATGTTTTGGTCACCATAAGCTTGAACTGGTTTGATCATTCAAGAAATCGGCGGGTATTCATCTCAGGTGATGAGGGCATCATAAACATTGATGACATTTCAAGCAAGGATAGTACCAAGATAACGGTAAGTAAAATCGGCTACAAAAACAAAGAAATAGTTTTTCAGAATCAGGGATATGATATTTCTACGAATAACACTTTAACAAATGAATGCGCGCATTTCATCTCCTGCATAAGGAATAACTTTATCCCTATCACAAATGGTGAAAAGGGCGTATCAACCGTTCGAGTGCTTGAAGCAGCCCAGAACTCTGTATCTAACAAGGGCATGGAGAAAAAAATAGTTGATTAA
- a CDS encoding glycosyltransferase: protein MSALIFNSEASRRNIGNHFLSVIAPSFTIRRSGDIKKLIDSFVCQTFKGIELILVIEQSKELFHIISNYIEKKGYSNARVIFSESKAGASKARNLGLAQARGDIIAFVDDDVILFSDWAENLLASFEDNEVVAATGQVIPLWAKKGWEWFPQGFDWIFGCSRKNSFESLFEVGSVNGPNASFRRDPLVLVKGYSPNLGAFWLEKAQWQIFGEETELSLRIRSETGKIIVYNSHCKVWHNVQEYKLSWLFIAQRAFEAGRTRKMLLLLSLKEGKKRDRGSTEALILNEVLSEVFITVFTKAFKMPFIVIRQVMASLFILFFVMVGFFLTNTEIPTKFPTS, encoded by the coding sequence GTGTCAGCGCTAATTTTTAACTCTGAGGCTTCTAGACGTAATATTGGCAATCATTTTCTTTCGGTAATTGCCCCTTCTTTTACTATTAGGCGCTCAGGTGATATTAAGAAGCTTATCGATAGCTTTGTATGTCAAACATTTAAAGGCATCGAACTAATACTAGTTATTGAGCAATCAAAGGAACTTTTCCATATCATAAGCAACTATATAGAAAAAAAAGGATATTCGAATGCCCGAGTCATATTCTCAGAATCTAAAGCTGGTGCTTCTAAGGCCAGAAATCTTGGCTTGGCTCAAGCCAGAGGTGATATAATAGCATTTGTTGATGACGACGTAATTTTATTTTCTGATTGGGCAGAGAATTTACTCGCTTCCTTCGAGGATAATGAGGTTGTTGCCGCAACAGGTCAAGTGATTCCATTATGGGCAAAAAAAGGTTGGGAGTGGTTTCCGCAAGGGTTTGATTGGATATTTGGGTGTTCGCGAAAGAATAGTTTTGAGTCTCTTTTTGAGGTGGGAAGTGTCAATGGTCCTAATGCTTCCTTCCGAAGAGATCCTCTTGTTCTTGTGAAAGGTTATTCTCCAAATCTTGGCGCTTTTTGGCTTGAAAAAGCGCAATGGCAAATTTTCGGTGAAGAAACAGAATTGTCTTTGAGAATTCGATCAGAAACAGGAAAGATTATTGTATATAACTCGCATTGCAAGGTTTGGCATAATGTACAAGAATACAAGCTCTCTTGGCTCTTTATTGCTCAAAGAGCTTTTGAAGCTGGTCGAACCCGAAAAATGCTACTACTGCTATCATTAAAAGAGGGAAAAAAAAGGGACAGAGGATCAACCGAGGCCCTCATATTAAATGAAGTGCTTTCTGAAGTATTTATAACGGTTTTCACCAAAGCTTTTAAAATGCCATTTATTGTTATTCGGCAAGTTATGGCTTCATTGTTTATTCTTTTCTTTGTGATGGTAGGGTTTTTTCTAACAAACACAGAAATTCCTACAAAATTTCCTACGTCTTGA
- a CDS encoding glycosyltransferase family 2 protein translates to MNGLENTLKVNSEIKPTVAVILPVLNEEKRIRRLVSGIYKYGQGLVTEVLVIVDSGTTDGSRKEAFGAGATVLDTHSSKGVGAAIRCGIEYALGKNFDICAIMAGDSQDDPKDLPTVLNPLISGDFEFVQGSRYLSGQRTINMPLSRSVLTRLYTLGFRLVSGFPVTDASNGFRAFRLKSVKGINLWQSSLDKYALENYLFAQVIKKGCKLKEVPVTKKFDRKCGYSHMIVWRDNSFWAVIRGRMDHVDYR, encoded by the coding sequence ATGAATGGATTGGAAAACACGCTTAAAGTCAATAGTGAAATTAAACCTACTGTAGCAGTTATTCTGCCCGTCCTAAATGAAGAGAAGCGAATCCGCAGATTGGTTTCAGGGATTTATAAATACGGGCAGGGTCTTGTTACCGAGGTTCTTGTGATCGTTGATAGTGGTACTACAGATGGATCGAGAAAAGAGGCCTTTGGTGCTGGTGCTACTGTACTGGATACTCATTCTTCAAAGGGCGTAGGTGCAGCTATACGCTGTGGAATAGAATATGCGCTTGGAAAAAACTTTGATATCTGTGCGATAATGGCTGGGGATAGTCAGGATGATCCTAAAGATTTACCGACTGTTTTAAATCCATTGATTAGTGGCGATTTCGAATTCGTTCAAGGCTCCCGTTATTTATCGGGTCAGCGAACCATAAATATGCCTTTATCAAGGTCAGTTCTAACCCGATTATATACTCTTGGCTTTAGACTTGTTTCAGGTTTCCCTGTTACTGATGCCTCGAATGGTTTTAGGGCATTCCGTCTTAAATCGGTGAAAGGTATTAACTTATGGCAGAGCTCTTTGGACAAATATGCCTTGGAAAATTACTTGTTTGCACAAGTCATAAAAAAAGGATGTAAACTTAAGGAAGTTCCAGTTACTAAAAAATTTGATAGAAAATGTGGCTACAGTCACATGATCGTCTGGAGAGATAATTCTTTTTGGGCTGTTATTCGCGGTAGAATGGATCATGTCGACTATAGATAG
- a CDS encoding transaldolase: protein MEIFLDTASIKEIKDLLSWGVISGVTTNQKIFSCERGINFQDRVQEILANIDAPVSIEVTKTGESDEALVAEAKEYASWNPKNIVIKIPMFGNGRGLVLASKLHKENIKTNVTCLMTTNQVLLAALSGATYASIFFCRVRDAGSDPVKVIQDSKRILEESNLSTKIIVGSIRSPDDVAQAAAAGAHIITITPKVLAQMPFHQKTEDTIKEFDQAWLEFKKTEAQKIQLVIA from the coding sequence ATGGAAATATTCCTTGATACAGCAAGCATAAAAGAAATAAAAGATCTCCTTTCCTGGGGAGTGATTTCTGGGGTAACAACCAACCAGAAAATCTTCTCCTGCGAGAGGGGAATAAACTTCCAAGATCGCGTCCAAGAAATCCTCGCCAACATCGATGCGCCAGTAAGCATAGAAGTCACCAAAACAGGCGAATCCGACGAAGCGCTGGTCGCGGAAGCAAAAGAATACGCAAGCTGGAACCCCAAAAACATCGTCATAAAAATCCCCATGTTTGGAAACGGACGCGGACTCGTCTTAGCCAGCAAACTCCATAAAGAAAACATAAAAACCAACGTCACCTGCCTCATGACAACAAACCAAGTATTGCTGGCGGCTCTAAGCGGCGCAACCTACGCAAGCATATTTTTCTGCCGAGTCCGAGACGCAGGCAGCGACCCCGTTAAAGTTATTCAGGACAGCAAACGCATCCTAGAAGAAAGCAATCTGTCAACCAAAATCATCGTGGGAAGCATACGAAGCCCCGACGATGTCGCCCAGGCGGCAGCTGCAGGAGCACACATCATAACTATCACCCCAAAAGTGCTGGCGCAGATGCCGTTCCACCAGAAAACCGAAGACACCATCAAAGAATTCGACCAAGCCTGGCTTGAATTCAAGAAAACCGAAGCCCAAAAAATCCAGTTAGTGATCGCATAA
- a CDS encoding HAD family hydrolase codes for MRMTDAVLLDRDGVINEVVFFPELGLIDSPLNPSQFKLIPGAAEAIKAFNKLGLKVIIVSNQPAIAKGKMSPDLFESIRQKMRNLLQKSGAYIDAEYYCFHHPNATRRKYKVICDCRKPRPGLILQAKADLGLDLSKCYMIGDGLTDVAAGNSAGCRSILLGERKCDLCREMERLAVKPHYIAKNLLEASKIIEKGAEEKWKYSLIQQA; via the coding sequence ATGCGAATGACCGACGCAGTTTTGCTTGACCGCGACGGCGTCATAAATGAAGTCGTCTTCTTCCCCGAATTGGGCCTAATAGATTCGCCTCTAAACCCCTCACAGTTCAAGCTAATACCCGGCGCCGCCGAAGCAATCAAAGCCTTCAACAAATTAGGCTTGAAAGTCATCATCGTCTCCAATCAACCCGCCATAGCTAAAGGAAAAATGTCCCCTGACCTCTTTGAGTCTATCCGCCAAAAAATGCGCAACCTACTCCAGAAAAGCGGCGCATACATCGACGCAGAATACTACTGCTTCCACCATCCCAACGCTACACGGCGCAAGTACAAGGTTATTTGTGACTGCAGAAAACCGCGTCCAGGCTTAATCCTGCAGGCGAAGGCAGACTTGGGCTTAGACCTCAGTAAATGCTACATGATCGGGGACGGATTAACCGACGTAGCGGCAGGCAACTCCGCAGGATGCAGATCAATCCTGCTGGGGGAACGCAAATGCGACCTCTGCCGGGAGATGGAGCGCCTCGCAGTTAAACCGCATTACATAGCTAAGAACCTCTTAGAAGCATCTAAAATTATAGAAAAAGGAGCGGAAGAAAAATGGAAATATTCCTTGATACAGCAAGCATAA
- a CDS encoding NAD-dependent epimerase/dehydratase family protein, whose amino-acid sequence MRAIVTGGAGFIGSHLVDRLIIDGYDVTVLDNFSCGTMENLRQHEKNPKLRVVRGDIKDADVVYRSLKGQDVVFHLAAHANIRSSLNNHKADLDNNVIGTLNILEAMVKNNVVDLVFASTSAIYGEATVTPTPENYMPTQTSLYGASKLACEAYAEAFTEFAPIKFWAYRFANVIGERCRRGVVWDFVHKLTKNSAELEILGDGKQSKEYLYVDDCIEGINTGYHKSRGKVNLYNLAIEENIQVDEVTDIVLQELGLKLPHRRYSGGSRGWIGDNPVVHLSIDKIKALGWQPRFSAKEAIAITTRWTLENLKNP is encoded by the coding sequence ATGCGCGCAATTGTTACTGGAGGAGCGGGTTTCATTGGGAGTCATCTGGTTGATCGGTTAATTATAGATGGCTATGACGTTACTGTATTAGACAACTTCTCATGTGGAACGATGGAGAACCTAAGGCAACACGAGAAAAACCCGAAACTAAGAGTCGTTAGAGGAGACATAAAAGATGCAGATGTAGTATATCGCAGCCTCAAAGGGCAAGATGTAGTTTTCCACTTAGCCGCTCATGCCAACATACGATCAAGCCTCAACAACCACAAGGCCGACCTAGATAACAATGTTATTGGTACCTTGAACATTCTGGAAGCCATGGTCAAAAATAATGTTGTTGACCTAGTCTTTGCGTCAACATCGGCTATTTATGGAGAAGCAACAGTGACACCTACACCCGAAAATTACATGCCCACACAAACTTCTCTTTATGGTGCATCGAAACTTGCCTGTGAAGCATATGCTGAAGCGTTCACAGAATTTGCCCCGATAAAGTTTTGGGCTTATAGATTCGCAAATGTTATAGGTGAACGATGCCGAAGAGGAGTAGTTTGGGATTTTGTACATAAGCTAACAAAAAACAGCGCCGAGCTAGAGATACTTGGCGATGGAAAACAAAGCAAAGAATACCTCTACGTAGACGACTGCATCGAGGGGATAAACACAGGTTATCATAAATCTCGCGGAAAAGTAAACTTGTATAATCTAGCAATCGAAGAGAACATCCAAGTTGACGAAGTAACCGACATCGTTTTACAAGAACTGGGACTAAAACTGCCACATCGCAGGTACAGTGGCGGTTCAAGAGGCTGGATTGGTGATAATCCAGTAGTCCATCTCTCGATTGATAAAATCAAAGCATTAGGTTGGCAACCCCGGTTTTCGGCAAAGGAAGCCATCGCTATCACGACCCGATGGACACTTGAGAATCTAAAGAACCCATAA